In Oryctolagus cuniculus chromosome 18, mOryCun1.1, whole genome shotgun sequence, the DNA window ggtcttccttctcttggttcacccgACCAGATGGATggtacagccagagctacactgatctgaagccaagagccaggtgcttccccgggtctcccatgtgggtgcaggcacctaagcacttgcaccatcctccactgccctcctgggccacagcagagagctggactggaagaggagcaaccaggactagaacctggtgctcatatgggaggctggcactgcaggtggaggattaaccagtgagccacggcaccagccccagtgctacTCTTCTTAAAATAACTATGCTAGCTTGTTTATCCTGTATGTTTCATGCTTCTGTGATTTCTCTTCTCACTTTTCACAAGGGAACATTTTTGGAACATTTTTACTCTTTCCAGTTCTTCAGTTCCTATGCACTTCTGGACAAATTCTAATCTGAGGTTTTTACCTGCAAATCTAATACATGAACAAACCTCTAAGCCAAGAATCATATCttatattttacttaaatttcTCAGTAGCTGTAGATACAGGTGAtatagttcactttttttttatattgtgttGGCGAGTTCCTCCACTTCTCCTATTGCTTAATAAGAAAAGACCCCACACCTCAATCATTAATCCTAGATTTATGTACATCATATTGGGAATCTTATCCAGTGTCAACAATAAATAGAAGAAACCAAACATTTCCAAAGTTTCCCTCTTTCCAGATCTCCCTCCACAACTCCACATTCTTCTGTAACCTAGTCGTGGATGTCTAACAACGTCACAAACTCCACCTAGTCAAACCTCATTCCCGACCTTTTTTCCAGCTCTTCTCTGACTGTATCCTGCCCTAGCTCAGTTGATTACAGCTGTATCCTTCAACTGAGAACAAAATCACAACACCATGCTTAGCACATTAAGGTTCCTCACTCCATGCATCCCATTCTACAAGCATTTCTGCTGGTTTCATCTACAAAATTCATCAAGAATACAGGTAACTTTCATCACCATACAAATTGCCAGCATTGGCAAAGCacaaattttttcctaaaatttttattttattcatttagaaCCAGAAAGACAGGAATACAGGGAGTGACAGACAGCTCTCTTCTGCTGACACACTACATCAGATTCTTCCAGTGATTGTCATTGAACCAGGATGAATTTGAAAGCCAGGAATGGGTCTAGCTCTCTCACTCTTACGGCAAGAATCCAACTTGTTTAGCCCTCAACTaatgcttcccaggtgtgcaggaGCAGAAATCAGGTCTTGAGCACAGGGACtctgggcatcctaactggaatCCTAACTGCTAGAATCTGAACCCACCTTGCTCCATTCTCTCTTACTTGACTTTCTGCACTGCTCATCTGAATGCTATCCTTGTACACAGCTTTATTTCTTCTGGAGTCAGTTCTCACTCAACAGCCAGTatgcctttggatcagcttggtgcactggccacaacacGCTGGCCACGGacgccattggatggtgaaccaacggcaaaggaagatctttctctctgtctctctctctgtgactgtccactctgcctgtccaaaaaaaaaaaaaaaaaaaaaaaagaaaaggaaaacacccTTATTTGATGTAGGCAAAGTAGAAATGAGAAGCCCCTCCTTTTGCATGTCTGGCTATctctaaatgaaataattttgtgttCATGCTCAGTCTATCTTGTTTTGATCCTAGCCGCTAACtgatttagcaaatataaatactatataaaatATGGCAGGGTGAACTGATACATGGACAGTATGCAGCATTCTGGATTTTCATGCTATAACCCGTTTACGAAACTCATTGATCTTTGTGCCGCAGGTATACCACAGCCTAGAGACATGGGGGTCTCTGTTGATGAGCACAAAAGGGCTAACACAGGGGAAAGATGAACCCATAAGGGCAGAGGTATTCACCAGCCACCAGCTGGGTTTATCAAAGAGGGACATATAGAAAGTAAAGAAGGAAGACAgtgcataaaaacagaaaaatgtgctCACTAGGATCAGGATGCTGTGGGTGGCTCTTGTCTCCAGGAAGCATTTGGGAGAGAGGCTTTTGCTGTGAATGTGTAGGACCTTCTGCTTTATGTCTGTACAAAATGATCAACATGCAGCCACTGGCCCAAATCATTAACACCAAATACAACACATCAGTGAAGGAAAACATCATGGAATACCATAAGGATATACTTCTGTCAATAATTATGCCAGAACAGTACCCTAAGTCTTTTTTCCCTGTGAGATTGTTGCTTTCCCCCATCGCTGTAATATACATAGGAGCAATACTATTCACCTAAAGGTGAAGGGTCCAGCAGAGGACGATGGAAAGTCGAACAGATTTGAGGACTTTGACCTGAGCTCCATCCACTGGGGGCTGCTAAGGCTGATTGTGATGGCCTGGAAGCCACTCAGGAGAGAAGTTGTACTCAGAGACACCCCTCTGGCCACTCTGTGAACATAGAAAACTAGTTTGCATCCAAAATCGTCCATGACATATTTCAGCCCAAAAGCTGCCATGGTCTGAGGAATGCCTCTCGAGAGCAGAACCAAGCAGTTGGCTACAATTAGGTTATGGAGAATCAAATCCATGTGCTTCATCCCTCGTCCAGTGCAGGAAaggaagccatagcagagaaggagCAGGATGTTTCCTAGGAATCCGACTCCTGTCTGAGAGACAAAGATGATTCCCATGGTCAGAGCCCTGGATGGCATGTAGTCACAAGGACAGTAGTTCACGCAAAGCCAGTAAGTCCTGGAAAGAAATGGAGTTAATGTGTTTCATCAAGGAAGCTTAAGTTCATTtcttcttccacccactgttttcCCCACTCAGAAATGCCTGCTAGAAAAATacattctttgtattttcttaagaGGCATTGGGATGCTGGCTGAGTATATCTTCTCACATGGCTATTTCAGATTTTTCTAAGAGTTTTCATCCATATTCACCTTGTTCCTACATGATATATCATTTTCTTGTCTATTTGGGTTACAGTAGTGTTTTGGTTAAGTGTTCCTTCTACAACTAACCAATTATTCTGGTATTTGTATGAAAATGCAGAAATCAAGTTACCTGATGGGTGAGCGATTATATAGGAGAAGAATGACAGAATAATTATTTATCACAACATTTAATTATGTATTCTAAGTGCAGTGGCACGTTAGAATGCTGAAGCCAAAGACTTACTCTTTTTTCATTGGCCCCAATGAACAATGATACTATCACAGCAAATGTTTGAAAGCAAATATTGAAAGTATGAATAACTCATGCCAACTAAAgtagaaaataatgaagaaaataattaactgATTTCTTTTGTATAGAATTGAAAATGTAGTATAATAAGTaacactaaatttatttttaattaattatttaatttgtttgtaaaagaatacaaatttcataagtacaattttaggaatatagttgttGTTCACACCATacgcaccctcccacccatactcccaccgtccttcccttttctctcaccttcccagtcccactccctattaggattcatttttaagtaaCTTTGAACCCAGAAGACCAACGccgtactaagtaaagatttcaacaatgtgcacatacctgcatacacacacaaaaaacccgagaactagttttacacTTACCTTGCataaatacaactcattgaggacagatgtcctgcatggggagttcatacacagtgactgctgttgttaattttacaattaacactcttatgtatgatgttagtgaccacccagggctttttttttttaacttttatttaatgcatataaatttccaaagtacgacttatggattacaatggcttcccccccataccgtccctcccacccacaaccctcccctttcccactccctctccccttccattcacatcaagattcatttttgattatcttaatatacagaagatcagcttagtatacatcaagtatggatttcaacagggctcttgacatgaactgctaGGCTATAAAAGGCTTTCGAAtgcacaaactccttcagtatttagacaaggccataagtaaagtggaagttctcttctccctttagagataagtacatccttctttgatggccacttctttctgctggggtctcactcacagagatccttcctgTAGAACATATTTTTtaccatagtgtcttggctttccatgtcagaAAAGCTCTcactggcttttcagccagaccaggaaaggTTTGGGCTGATTCTCAGGACAGAGTAACACTTAATTTAATAAGTATGAAAAACCAGTTGTGTCCATACAGCTCAGGATCAACtagcatgaaaatatatttcaaaggcCAATGTTGtcttaggctgctgcctgcgatgcctgtatcctgtatgtgcaccagtgaaatcccagctgttccacttccagtctggctctctaatttgcctgggaaagcagcagaagatggcccaagtctttgggctcctgtgcccatgtaCAGGCTTTGGCTCTATATTACGATGAATGAATATGAACTAGCAAGTTGTATTAAaagtaaagaatttatttttaaaaggtgaacaAGAAAGCTTGTGCTTTTATGCTTTATCAAACTTTCCATAAAGTTTATGTGttaaaattttgtgtttagatCACCACACAACAAATAAGGAACCCCTAATGGGAGTTCCTACTGCAGCCTTAAAGAAATAGGAAGAATTCTGATTAAATTAACCAAGATTGAGACGTGGACAGTGTCTGGTTGAGCAATAAGCCCTGGGAGGCATCTTGTCGGATGGTAACAGGGATATTCGGGGGCTGCTCTAAAAGTGACACAGGAGAGAATGGAGCTCTGAGCTCACCAATGGACatgttggaagaaaaaaatacattctagAGCTTATTCAGAGGGGTACAGCCAAATAGCTACATCACCACTAACCTATGTTCATTCCAAACCAACCTGAGTCTACTGCCACCCACACGTGAGGTAATTTGATGGACTCAAACTATTGACTCATGTATGTAGATTTCAGTGAAATGTGTCAGATTTCCTGTTTCTCCCCAGTTATGTCAACTTGTAATTTAATTCCAATTGTTTAAAATGCAGCATTTGATTTCCAACAAAAATTTCCTCCCAATCGGTTCTTCTTATTACTGTATACCAGTATGTATCTTTGTGGTTTAGCCCCTGCAGGACTTAAATATGTGGTTATTTCCTAGCACTAGGAAAGAAAGTGATCATTTGTGGAATTTGAAAAACATGGTACTCTGATTCTGAGCCCCTGGTTTGATTAAAAGAGACAGTGATTGTTTCTCTCTCAAGAAGTGTAGTCTGTAAAAGAATTTCCCCCCTCTTGAATGAGAAAAGGAAAGTAGTCTTAAAGAGACAAACAATTTCATCAATAGAGATGTCTGTGCAAAACCATCCAGCACCTTTAACAGGCATTTGATTCTAACATGACCTGTGATAGTTTTACCTGGTTTCCAAGATCATGTTTTAATCCATTCTTAAGTCCATTTATTCACACCttaattcaattttttgaattaagtgcagtgccggcatactaTTTGAGTGCTGTTTCCtatccttgctgctctacttagGATCTGGTGCTCTGCTaaggcctggtaaagcagtagaagatggcctaagacctttggcccctgcaccaatgtgggagacccagaagcaactcttggcttctgacttcagatcggcacagctccagccattgaggccaactgggggagtgaatcaacagatggaagacttttctctctctccctccccccccctttacTCCTCACTatgtacaactctgactttcaaatacataaatctttaaaaaaatacaaagaacgtatttttctttctttctttttttttgacaggcagagtggacagtgagaaaggtcttccatttccattggttcaccccacaatggcctctgtggccggcgaactgtgctgaagtcaggagccactgATTCATATGTCCCTCTTTGATAAACCCAGCTGGTGGCTGGTGAACACCATTGCCATTATAGTTTCATCTTTCTCCTGTGTTAGCCCCTTTGTGCTCATCAGCAGAGACACCATGTCTCTAGGCTGTGGTATACCTGCGGCACAAAGATCAATGAGTTTTGTAAATGGGTCATAGCATGAAAATCCAGAATGCTGCATACTGACCATGTATCAGTTCACCCTGCCatattttatatagcatttactTGGCTAAAACAATTTGTGGATAGGATCAAAACCAGATAGACTGAGCGTGatcacaaaattatttcatttagcagataGCCAGGCATGGAACAAGGAGGGGCTTCTCTTTTCTGCTTTGCCTACATCAAATAAGCGTGTTTTTCTTCAGTCTTTGTCCTCCTGTGTCCTTAGCTCCTTACCAATGCTACTAATCTTCCCTTTAGCATTCACTTTTTTTGAAATCTTGATTTGAGATATTGTGATAGTAAAGTCTACTCTCAGTTTTACTTCTTCAATTAAATACCAAAAGTGAACGCCTAAAGATATAAGATTCCTTCCTTCACTCTGACTCTTTGGGGGCTATAAAAAGACAGTGGATGTATTTTTGATACAGTTttccttcccaggttcattggaGGAATTTTAAGTGATTTAAGAATGAAGAAGTCGCTATCATTGATTCTATAAGTATGTTAAGTCGTAAACCCTCAGATTTATTCCAAACACAATTCCACAAGCCCATCTAGAACAGGAATTCTGGAGGCAAAGTATAGTGGAAAAATACTGCCTTCATTCCTCAAAGGAAAGTTATGAGTAAGCCAATTGGAAAAACCCAGGggaaaaataagggaaaatatCCCTGGGACTGCATTCTTCAGATATTTTTGTGAGCAGGGTCTTTATACCTGAGATCGTGGACAACAGAATTGTGATATAACTGAATGGCAGATTACTCTGGATAAATCAGAGTAAATTGTGTGCATCACAACGTTGAAACTTTTTTAGAAGATCTCAGGCAAAGATGTTAATTTTGATATTAGAATGTCCATGTGAAACAAAATTGGCTAAATAAAATctcatattttttacaaaatgctGACACCACCGAAAGCTATTTTAAGGAACAAGTTAATTTACCAAGAAATAGAGGAGGAAGAAGTAACTAGAGGAAGGCacgcttgccttttttttttaagatttatttatttgaatgtcattaCAGAATgaacgtccatctgctggttgacgtcccaaatgaccccaaagtcagggctggaccaggctgaggcaaggagcttcttcctggtctcccataccggtgtcagggaaccaaacacttgggtcatctt includes these proteins:
- the LOC127486161 gene encoding LOW QUALITY PROTEIN: vomeronasal type-1 receptor 4 (The sequence of the model RefSeq protein was modified relative to this genomic sequence to represent the inferred CDS: inserted 1 base in 1 codon; deleted 1 base in 1 codon; substituted 1 base at 1 genomic stop codon); this translates as MPSRALTMGIIFVSQTGVGFLGNILLLLCYGFLSCTGRGMKHMDLILHNLIVANCLVLLSRGIPQTMAAFGLKYVMDDFGCKLVFYVHRVARGVSLSTTSLLSGFQAITISLSSPQWMELXVKVLKSVRLSIVLCWTLHLXVNSIAPMYITAMGESNNLTGKKDLGYCSGIIIDRSISLWYSMMFSFTDVLYLVLMIWASGCMLIILYRHKQKVLHIHSKSLSPKCFLETRATHSILILVSTFFCFYALSSFFTFYMSLFDKPSWWLVNTSALMGSSFPCVSPFVLINRDPHVSRLWYTCGTKINEFRKRVIA